In one Gossypium hirsutum isolate 1008001.06 chromosome D09, Gossypium_hirsutum_v2.1, whole genome shotgun sequence genomic region, the following are encoded:
- the LOC121202822 gene encoding auxin-responsive protein IAA14 — protein sequence MEVGRKMANMLGTDDDLNFKETELCLGLPGGIAVVAAGNETESSSSPKTNGKRGFSETVDLKLNLQSKESTMDLNKNLDDNGSKEKSGSAKDPAKPPAKAQVVGWPPVRSYRKNIMANQKNSSEESGNSGAALVKVSMDGAPYLRKVDLKMYKSYQELSDALAKMFSSFTMGNYGPQGMIDFMNESKLMDLLNSSDYVPSYEDKDGDWMLVGDVPWQMFVDSCKRLRIMKGSEAIGLAPRAMEKCKSRA from the exons ATGGAAGTTGGTCGAAAAATGGCTAACATGCTTGGAACTGACGATGATTTGAACTTCAAAGAGACCGAACTGTGTCTTGGTTTGCCCGGTGGAATCGCTGTTGTTGCTGCAGGTAATGAAACGGAAAGTTCTTCTTCCCCAAAGACTAATGGCAAGAGAGGCTTCTCTGAGACTGTTGATTTGAAGCTTAATCTTCAATCCAAAGAATCTACCATGGATCTAAACAAGAACCTTGATGACAATGGTTCTAAGGAAAAATCAGGTTCTGCCAAAGATCCTGCAAAACCTCCTGCCAA GGCACAAGTGGTGGGTTGGCCACCAGTTCGATCATATAGGAAGAACATAATGGCTAACCAGAAGAACAGCAGTGAAGAAAGTGGGAATAGTGGTGCAGCTTTGGTGAAAGTGAGTATGGATGGTGCACCATATCTGAGAAAAGTTGATTTGAAGATGTATAAGAGTTACCAAGAGTTATCCGATGCCTTGGCTAAGATGTTTAGCTCTTTCACTATGG gtaattatGGACCTCAAGGAATGATAGATTTCATGAACGAAAGCAAGTTGATGGATCTTCTCAACAGTTCTGATTATGTGCCAAGTTATGAAGATAAAGATGGAGATTGGATGCTAGTTGGTGATGTCCCATGGCA GATGTTTGTTGACTCATGCAAACGCTTACGCATAATGAAAGGATCAGAAGCAATTGGTCTCG cACCAAGAGCAATGGAGAAATGCAAGAGCAGAGCCTAA